One Rubrobacter naiadicus genomic region harbors:
- a CDS encoding YidH family protein, translating to MKSFWRGMLEGKAERPSRDAEIREHLANERTLLAWVRTGVGLISVGFVVERAGALVAGTQGGGAGASEIFGILMVALGCVTLIAGSIQFFRNRRMIREGYFFASFAPYMVVVVGSLLLATAFIVYALVGG from the coding sequence TTGAAGTCCTTCTGGCGCGGGATGCTCGAGGGGAAGGCCGAGCGACCTTCGCGAGACGCGGAGATCAGAGAACACCTGGCCAACGAGAGGACCCTACTCGCGTGGGTCAGGACGGGGGTCGGCCTGATCTCGGTGGGCTTCGTCGTCGAGCGGGCCGGTGCCCTGGTGGCCGGCACACAGGGAGGGGGAGCGGGAGCTTCGGAGATCTTCGGCATCTTGATGGTCGCCCTGGGGTGCGTGACCCTGATCGCCGGCTCCATACAGTTCTTCCGCAACCGGCGCATGATCCGGGAGGGGTACTTCTTCGCGAGCTTCGCTCCTTACATGGTGGTGGTCGTGGGCAGCCTTCTTCTGGCCACCGCCTTCATCGTCTACGCTCTGGTGGGAGGCTAG
- a CDS encoding YidH family protein: MRGEIPEGETLWREVLASERTMLSWVRSGLNAIGFGVLLHAIAQASSILLGGHGRVSLSELSFIGLTVVAIGGLIEVVALILFIRFRRNIRQGYFTSWVTLYLLIALGVLLFGTAFITYIMVA, translated from the coding sequence GTGCGGGGCGAGATTCCGGAAGGGGAGACGCTCTGGCGGGAGGTGCTCGCCAGCGAGCGGACCATGCTCTCCTGGGTGCGCAGCGGCCTCAACGCCATAGGTTTCGGTGTACTGCTGCACGCGATCGCCCAGGCCTCGAGCATCCTGCTTGGAGGGCACGGTCGTGTGTCTCTGTCGGAGCTCTCGTTCATCGGGCTCACGGTTGTCGCGATCGGGGGGCTCATAGAGGTCGTGGCCCTGATCCTGTTCATCAGGTTCAGGAGGAACATAAGGCAGGGTTATTTCACCAGCTGGGTGACGCTGTACCTGCTGATCGCGCTCGGCGTGCTGCTCTTCGGGACGGCCTTCATCACCTACATAATGGTCGCCTGA